In Calonectris borealis chromosome 8, bCalBor7.hap1.2, whole genome shotgun sequence, a single genomic region encodes these proteins:
- the TLCD4 gene encoding TLC domain-containing protein 4 isoform X1: MASFSNLTIGIAVASFTVFQLLFHVLSSWVSIRITPGFNNLSQRRKIEWNSRTVSSFHALVVGGFCLYILLYDDAVNADRLWGDPSIVKLNIAITTGYLISDLLLITYYWKAIGDKFFVIHHLAALYAYYFVLSKGLLAYFGNFRLLAEFSTPFVNQRWFFEVLGYPKSSKANIINGVLMTVVFFVVRIAVMPIYYSHVISSFGTEAFQRLGFAAQSAWIISSVVLDVMNVMWMIKIAKGCYKVICLIGHKEAKTHRNGKSD; encoded by the exons ATGGCTTCCTTCAGCAACCTGACTATTGGCATTGCTGTTGCCAGTTTTACTGTATTTCAGCTCCTGTTCCATGTTTTAAGTTCTTGGGTGTCAATACGAATAACACCTGGTTTTAACAATCTCAGCCAAAGAAGGAAGATCGAATGGAATTCAAG GACAGTGTCCTCATTCCACGCCTTGGTGGTTGGTGGGTTTTGCCTATATATTTTGTTGTATGATGACGCTGTTAATGCTGACCGTCTCTG GGGTGACCCTTCAATTGTGAAACTGAATATTGCTATTACCACAGGCTACCTCATTTCTG ATTTGTTGCTTATTACTTACTACTGGAAGGCAATTGGTGACAAATTTTTTGTAATACATCACTTGGCAGCTCTGTATGCTTACTATTTTGTACTG AGCAAAGGTCTATTGGCTTATTTTGGAAACTTCCGTCTGCTTGCAGAGTTCTCCACTCCTTTTGTCAATCAGCG GTGGTTTTTTGAAGTACTGGGATATCCCAAATCTTCAAAGGCTAACATCATCAACGGTGTGCTGATGACAGTTGTGTTCTTCGTGGTGAGGATTGCCGTCATGCCTATATATTACAGCCATGTAATTTCTTCATTTGGAACAGAGGCTTTCCAGAGATTAGGATTCGCAGCCCAGAGTGCCTGGATTATCTCAAGCGTTGTCTTGGATGTTATGAACGTGATGTGGATGATCAAAATTGCAAAAGGATGCTACAAAGTCATTTGTCTTATTGGACACAAGGAAGCCAAAACTCATAGAAATGGAAAATCTGACTAG
- the TLCD4 gene encoding TLC domain-containing protein 4 isoform X2 has translation MHIDFPASGTIQTVSSFHALVVGGFCLYILLYDDAVNADRLWGDPSIVKLNIAITTGYLISDLLLITYYWKAIGDKFFVIHHLAALYAYYFVLSKGLLAYFGNFRLLAEFSTPFVNQRWFFEVLGYPKSSKANIINGVLMTVVFFVVRIAVMPIYYSHVISSFGTEAFQRLGFAAQSAWIISSVVLDVMNVMWMIKIAKGCYKVICLIGHKEAKTHRNGKSD, from the exons ATGCATATAGATTTTCCAGCAAGTGGGACAATACA GACAGTGTCCTCATTCCACGCCTTGGTGGTTGGTGGGTTTTGCCTATATATTTTGTTGTATGATGACGCTGTTAATGCTGACCGTCTCTG GGGTGACCCTTCAATTGTGAAACTGAATATTGCTATTACCACAGGCTACCTCATTTCTG ATTTGTTGCTTATTACTTACTACTGGAAGGCAATTGGTGACAAATTTTTTGTAATACATCACTTGGCAGCTCTGTATGCTTACTATTTTGTACTG AGCAAAGGTCTATTGGCTTATTTTGGAAACTTCCGTCTGCTTGCAGAGTTCTCCACTCCTTTTGTCAATCAGCG GTGGTTTTTTGAAGTACTGGGATATCCCAAATCTTCAAAGGCTAACATCATCAACGGTGTGCTGATGACAGTTGTGTTCTTCGTGGTGAGGATTGCCGTCATGCCTATATATTACAGCCATGTAATTTCTTCATTTGGAACAGAGGCTTTCCAGAGATTAGGATTCGCAGCCCAGAGTGCCTGGATTATCTCAAGCGTTGTCTTGGATGTTATGAACGTGATGTGGATGATCAAAATTGCAAAAGGATGCTACAAAGTCATTTGTCTTATTGGACACAAGGAAGCCAAAACTCATAGAAATGGAAAATCTGACTAG